A stretch of Methanobrevibacter sp. YE315 DNA encodes these proteins:
- a CDS encoding glycosyltransferase, producing MKILVVQESDWLERNPHQQHHLMERMALRGHEIRVIDYPIDWPNDDDKGLIYHREVHEDVSKIKQGANIDVIRPGFIKIKGLNYATLFFTHKKEIEHQIDEFKPDIILALGILNSYNASAIAKKKNIPFVYYFIDVIYALIPEKAFQKLGQIFTEKTIRNADLVITINKKLTEFAYTVGAKPESTILIDAGIDLASYNPDLDDSRIREEYGIAKDDIVLFFMGWIYEFAGMKELARELGKNKESYPNYKILVVGDGDAYDEMCQIRDEYDMSNQLILTGKQPFEKIPEFLASADFCLLPAYIDEEIMQDIVPIKLYEYLAMKKVVIATELPGISKEFGYGHGIEYIHEASEVLETVDDILASGKYDEIASAGREYVESNDWEAITDKFEEAMKRLL from the coding sequence ATGAAAATATTGGTTGTTCAGGAGTCCGACTGGCTGGAGAGAAATCCTCACCAACAGCATCATCTGATGGAGAGAATGGCTTTAAGAGGTCATGAAATCAGGGTTATCGACTATCCTATTGACTGGCCGAATGATGATGACAAAGGCCTAATATACCATAGGGAAGTCCATGAAGATGTCTCAAAAATCAAACAGGGTGCAAATATTGATGTGATAAGGCCGGGATTTATCAAAATCAAGGGACTCAATTACGCAACACTGTTTTTCACACATAAAAAGGAAATTGAACACCAGATAGATGAATTCAAACCGGATATCATATTGGCATTGGGCATTTTAAATTCATACAATGCATCAGCAATCGCCAAGAAGAAAAACATTCCATTCGTATACTATTTCATTGATGTGATTTATGCGTTGATTCCGGAAAAGGCATTTCAAAAGTTAGGCCAAATTTTTACAGAAAAAACCATTCGCAATGCGGATTTGGTAATTACAATCAATAAGAAATTGACGGAATTCGCATACACTGTCGGTGCAAAGCCCGAGTCTACAATATTGATTGATGCGGGAATTGATCTTGCAAGCTACAATCCTGATTTGGACGATTCCAGAATACGTGAAGAATACGGAATAGCCAAAGATGACATTGTTCTTTTCTTCATGGGTTGGATTTATGAGTTTGCAGGAATGAAGGAGCTCGCACGTGAACTTGGCAAAAACAAGGAAAGCTATCCCAATTATAAGATTTTGGTTGTGGGTGACGGCGATGCATATGATGAGATGTGCCAAATCAGAGACGAATATGACATGTCAAATCAGCTTATTTTAACCGGAAAGCAGCCATTTGAAAAGATTCCTGAGTTTTTGGCATCAGCCGATTTCTGCCTGCTTCCAGCATACATTGATGAAGAGATAATGCAGGATATTGTTCCGATTAAGCTATATGAGTACCTGGCCATGAAGAAGGTAGTGATTGCAACAGAACTTCCGGGCATTTCAAAGGAATTCGGATATGGTCATGGCATTGAATATATTCATGAAGCTTCTGAGGTATTGGAAACCGTGGATGACATTTTGGCAAGTGGAAAATATGATGAAATCGCTTCTGCCGGAAGGGAATATGTGGAATCAAATGATTGGGAAGCAATCACGGATAAGTTTGAGGAAGCCATGAAACGATTATTGTAG
- a CDS encoding 50S ribosomal protein L15e: MYKYIRDAWKNPDESYVRELMWERAPKWKRQKAVQRIERPTRLDRARSLGYRAKKGFVLVRTRVRRGGRRKTRRFNGRKPKRMGVNKITQAKSIQRIAEERVAKKYPNLEVLNSYWVWSTGKHKYYEVILVDPNSPSIINDKKINWICSKKHTNRALRGLTSAGNKGRGIKSKGKGSEQARRRKI; the protein is encoded by the coding sequence ATGTATAAATATATTAGAGACGCATGGAAAAACCCAGATGAGTCCTACGTACGTGAACTCATGTGGGAAAGAGCTCCTAAATGGAAAAGACAAAAAGCAGTTCAAAGAATTGAAAGACCAACTAGACTCGACAGAGCTAGAAGTTTAGGTTACAGAGCTAAAAAAGGTTTCGTTTTAGTAAGAACCAGAGTAAGACGTGGTGGAAGAAGAAAAACTCGTCGTTTCAATGGTCGTAAACCTAAAAGAATGGGTGTAAACAAAATTACCCAAGCAAAATCCATTCAAAGAATTGCTGAAGAACGTGTAGCTAAAAAATACCCTAACTTAGAAGTATTGAACTCCTACTGGGTATGGTCTACTGGAAAACATAAATATTATGAAGTAATTTTAGTTGATCCAAACAGTCCTTCTATCATTAACGATAAGAAAATCAATTGGATTTGCTCCAAAAAACACACTAACAGAGCTCTCAGAGGCTTAACTAGTGCTGGTAACAAAGGACGTGGAATCAAATCTAAAGGAAAAGGCTCAGAACAAGCTAGAAGAAGAAAAATCTAA
- a CDS encoding RNA-binding protein — translation MIHNIKFRAFVYENESVDEISQAILNILPEAEIEAEEAEGLLEDKIIILSGVVSKKRYTKTFFNTLLENVDLDKLNDDLERKIDDKGNWFLRFDKADALDEKFTILDKGDAIHLKIKIAAFPAKKQIAVDKVREAISNEKTC, via the coding sequence ATGATTCATAATATAAAATTTAGAGCTTTCGTTTATGAAAATGAAAGTGTTGATGAGATTTCTCAAGCTATTTTAAACATTCTTCCCGAGGCTGAAATCGAAGCAGAAGAAGCCGAAGGATTATTGGAAGATAAGATTATTATTTTATCTGGTGTTGTTTCCAAAAAACGATACACAAAGACTTTTTTTAATACACTTTTGGAAAATGTCGATTTGGACAAATTAAACGATGACTTAGAGCGCAAAATTGATGATAAAGGGAACTGGTTTTTAAGATTTGATAAAGCTGACGCTCTAGATGAAAAATTCACCATTTTGGATAAGGGTGATGCAATCCATCTCAAAATAAAGATTGCTGCGTTTCCTGCTAAAAAACAGATTGCTGTTGATAAAGTTCGTGAAGCTATTTCAAATGAGAAAACTTGCTAG
- a CDS encoding sodium-dependent transporter, protein MVNQTQWNSRIAFLLSMIGSAVGLGNIWRYSYVVYTNGGGTFFIPYLIAILIMGIPFIVLEYGIGFRHKDSFSNILKGINPKLEYMSWALVLIMYLVLIYYLVIVGWDLVYLGSSFNFNWGSDPALYFVKNVGGSSNLSNMANFIIPTTISMLIVWILVWYISHKDLNEGIGTASKILIPMLFGIMAFIIIFALTLPGASIGIKALLNPDWPMLLDIDIWLAAFSQIIFSLSMGSTISLTFASYLPEGSKLTDNVFIVIFANCAFEVCTAFGIFSILGYMSYTSGTPLVELVNEGTGLVFVVFPMIFNIMGPIGRIIAPLLFIAILFAGITSSVAIFEPMINSTVHKLNWSRRKTVTIWSIVGCILSLLFTTGISCYLVGIVDGLITDFCILLLIAIQCILFTWFYDIEGLIPILNENNKAKVGKSWVFVLKYILPIFLFIMWGIGVYNLLLNADNFELTIYGIITVVILIVSYIFTNIIEERH, encoded by the coding sequence ATGGTTAATCAAACTCAATGGAATTCAAGAATTGCATTTCTTTTGTCAATGATTGGGTCTGCTGTCGGATTAGGCAATATCTGGCGTTATAGCTATGTGGTTTATACTAATGGTGGAGGAACCTTTTTTATACCATATTTAATTGCAATTCTAATTATGGGAATTCCATTTATTGTATTGGAATACGGTATTGGATTCAGACATAAGGATTCATTTTCCAATATTCTAAAGGGCATTAATCCTAAATTGGAGTACATGTCATGGGCATTAGTTTTAATCATGTATTTAGTTTTAATCTATTATCTAGTTATAGTAGGTTGGGATTTGGTATATTTGGGTTCCAGTTTTAATTTCAACTGGGGAAGTGATCCTGCACTTTATTTTGTAAAAAACGTTGGTGGAAGCTCAAATTTATCCAATATGGCAAATTTCATAATTCCAACAACAATTTCCATGTTGATAGTATGGATTTTAGTTTGGTATATTTCCCATAAAGACTTGAATGAAGGAATAGGCACAGCTTCAAAGATCTTAATCCCTATGCTTTTTGGCATAATGGCTTTCATTATCATTTTTGCATTAACGCTTCCAGGTGCAAGCATCGGCATAAAAGCACTATTGAATCCTGATTGGCCTATGCTTCTGGATATAGATATTTGGCTGGCTGCCTTTTCACAAATTATTTTCTCATTAAGTATGGGATCGACCATTTCATTAACATTTGCCAGTTATCTGCCTGAAGGATCAAAATTAACAGATAATGTTTTTATTGTGATTTTTGCAAATTGTGCATTTGAAGTATGTACAGCATTTGGAATATTCTCCATTCTAGGATATATGTCCTATACTTCAGGAACCCCCCTGGTCGAATTGGTAAATGAAGGTACGGGACTGGTATTTGTTGTATTCCCAATGATTTTTAATATTATGGGTCCTATTGGCCGCATAATTGCCCCATTATTATTTATAGCAATATTATTTGCTGGAATAACTTCATCTGTTGCGATATTTGAACCAATGATAAATTCAACAGTCCATAAGCTAAACTGGTCTCGTAGAAAAACAGTAACTATATGGTCAATAGTTGGTTGCATACTCTCATTATTATTCACAACAGGAATTAGCTGTTATCTGGTGGGCATTGTTGACGGTTTAATTACAGACTTCTGCATCCTTCTTTTAATTGCAATCCAATGTATATTATTCACATGGTTCTATGATATTGAAGGACTCATTCCAATATTGAATGAAAATAACAAGGCTAAAGTTGGAAAATCATGGGTGTTTGTCCTTAAATATATATTGCCGATATTTCTGTTCATCATGTGGGGCATTGGAGTATATAATTTACTTTTAAATGCAGATAATTTCGAATTAACTATTTATGGCATAATTACAGTCGTTATTTTAATCGTGAGTTATATTTTTACAAATATCATTGAAGAACGCCATTGA
- a CDS encoding CPBP family intramembrane glutamic endopeptidase, whose amino-acid sequence MVIGVFYIIVGPDFVRDTIRGGYEALNSPLAILFSDLFVIVFIPSLYLASKVVGDRPFSSYSSSRGGWNFKLYFKALVIPLILYIIYMGAEAAISGQKDVSHFSIAFLAVILISVPLQSIAEEYVFRGLIMQTFGSWFRIPLLALVLQAIIFTLAHGYNSIGLFETLVSGLGYGFFAWKTNGIEVSSAMHSVNNFAVGLFVMLGLKVSTSSPQLLDVVSGIVFLIILYIIVYCVGKKTDWFGEIPENAQNI is encoded by the coding sequence GTGGTAATAGGGGTTTTTTACATAATTGTTGGACCTGATTTTGTAAGAGATACTATCCGAGGAGGATATGAGGCATTAAATTCTCCACTTGCAATACTCTTTTCCGATTTGTTTGTTATTGTGTTTATCCCTTCATTATATCTTGCATCAAAAGTTGTTGGGGATAGGCCGTTTTCCTCTTATTCATCTTCACGTGGAGGATGGAATTTCAAACTCTATTTCAAGGCATTGGTTATTCCATTAATATTGTACATAATATATATGGGTGCAGAGGCCGCTATTTCAGGACAAAAGGATGTATCTCATTTTTCAATAGCATTTCTTGCCGTAATTTTGATTTCTGTACCTCTCCAGTCTATTGCAGAAGAATATGTATTTCGTGGATTGATTATGCAAACATTTGGGTCATGGTTTAGGATACCTCTTTTAGCGTTGGTTCTTCAAGCCATAATATTTACGCTGGCCCATGGATATAACAGTATTGGCCTCTTTGAAACATTAGTTTCAGGTCTTGGTTATGGATTTTTTGCCTGGAAAACAAATGGTATTGAAGTAAGTTCCGCCATGCATTCTGTGAATAATTTTGCTGTTGGTTTATTTGTCATGCTTGGACTAAAAGTATCAACTTCATCTCCGCAATTATTGGATGTTGTATCAGGAATTGTTTTTTTAATTATACTATACATTATAGTGTATTGCGTTGGTAAGAAAACTGATTGGTTTGGTGAAATCCCAGAAAACGCTCAAAACATATGA
- a CDS encoding type II CAAX prenyl endopeptidase Rce1 family protein, producing MVETDWFKFEDKDYDIPFYNKNPYIPKWGWIVLFFAFFIGFFLAISDKIHFSILGCIVLIVPVLYFLKWDYEAVFRMPSRRDIVLIVALFAGYMIYSIVMDFILSQFGIVSSGTLDPHSFNIFTMFSMIFQVMGEEFVKFIPFIFFLRVIYKYSNNRKLSIISSVALIMVMFAALHAYNPIMFIFALFIQGFGSIFEFYGYIKTKNILVPYLCHLLTDEFIVMITLLGFV from the coding sequence ATGGTAGAAACAGATTGGTTTAAGTTTGAAGATAAGGATTATGATATCCCGTTTTATAATAAAAATCCATACATTCCAAAATGGGGTTGGATTGTTTTATTCTTTGCATTTTTTATTGGTTTTTTTTTAGCAATATCTGATAAGATTCATTTTTCAATATTGGGATGTATAGTGTTAATTGTTCCAGTATTATATTTTTTAAAATGGGATTATGAGGCAGTATTTAGAATGCCTTCCCGTAGAGATATTGTTCTTATAGTAGCTCTTTTTGCCGGATATATGATATATTCAATTGTTATGGATTTTATATTGTCCCAATTTGGAATAGTTAGTAGTGGAACCCTGGATCCGCATTCATTCAATATTTTTACAATGTTTAGTATGATATTTCAAGTGATGGGTGAGGAATTCGTTAAATTCATTCCATTCATATTTTTCTTAAGAGTGATTTACAAATACTCGAATAACCGTAAATTATCCATAATCTCATCTGTTGCTTTAATCATGGTAATGTTTGCAGCCTTGCATGCATATAATCCTATCATGTTCATATTTGCACTTTTCATACAGGGCTTTGGATCAATATTCGAGTTTTATGGATACATTAAAACTAAAAACATCCTTGTTCCATACCTTTGTCATTTATTGACTGATGAGTTTATTGTAATGATTACATTGCTTGGATTTGTCTAA
- a CDS encoding zinc-ribbon domain-containing protein → MANFCTNCGTKLRKDDNFCTNCGTKIDKSDIKQNNPLLKSAPDSIEKNKAKKELKRVVGGKLLYNETFSEELLRNGLDLIPTGKAIKEQVEKEIDSGQIKSGGVEFRVNQLIQEYKIKKEEEPKITKVKKQTRIKKVKKEPVIAKEKEIEMTHRNYCDLNCIHCHEEFLDSEGSIIGDYTDGGMFDYYCDLGHQVAHGRFCKDYE, encoded by the coding sequence ATGGCCAATTTTTGTACTAATTGCGGGACTAAATTAAGAAAAGATGATAATTTCTGCACTAATTGCGGAACTAAAATAGATAAATCTGATATAAAACAGAATAATCCTTTATTAAAATCAGCACCCGACAGTATAGAAAAGAATAAAGCTAAAAAAGAACTTAAAAGAGTGGTTGGCGGAAAATTATTATACAATGAAACATTTAGTGAGGAATTACTCAGAAACGGTTTAGATCTTATCCCTACAGGAAAAGCTATCAAAGAGCAAGTTGAAAAAGAAATAGATTCTGGTCAAATTAAAAGCGGAGGCGTAGAATTTAGGGTGAATCAATTAATACAGGAATACAAAATCAAAAAAGAAGAAGAACCTAAAATCACAAAAGTAAAAAAACAAACTAGAATCAAAAAAGTAAAAAAAGAACCTGTAATAGCTAAAGAAAAAGAAATAGAAATGACTCACAGAAACTATTGTGATTTGAATTGTATACATTGCCACGAAGAATTTTTAGATAGTGAAGGATCCATAATTGGTGATTATACTGATGGAGGGATGTTTGACTATTATTGTGATTTAGGACATCAAGTAGCCCATGGAAGATTCTGTAAAGATTATGAATGA
- a CDS encoding phosphatase PAP2 family protein: MNIIVDPLLFIQFFRQSIGGIFDSFFVSCSYYGETISVIVLMALFYWCLDKKLGEYLFIAFCGSNIVTSFLKNIACIYRPWILDSRIHPVNDAMPSATGYSFPSGHSSNVTTLFGGIIIRGKYSKALNIVFAVCMMLVLFSRLYLCVHSVLDVLGAFIYTVIVLLIFSKLFDRLDEKPNFDIIISVIGLILAAIVTIYILTKGYPMDYDSAGKLIVDPAILTLGAFYNIGLISAILISWPIERRFIKFSDEGTTEIKMIRFLCGFVGIGFIATVILPLIGSTTPLVNFLGMFILGLFVMLIYPAIIKFFQKSQII; the protein is encoded by the coding sequence ATGAATATTATTGTAGACCCACTATTATTTATACAATTTTTTAGACAATCAATAGGCGGAATATTTGATTCGTTTTTTGTTTCATGTTCATATTATGGTGAAACAATAAGCGTCATTGTTTTAATGGCATTATTTTACTGGTGTTTGGATAAAAAACTAGGAGAATATCTGTTTATTGCATTTTGCGGGTCTAATATTGTTACTTCCTTTCTTAAAAATATTGCATGTATATATCGGCCATGGATACTGGATTCAAGAATACATCCTGTAAATGATGCCATGCCCTCAGCTACGGGATATTCTTTTCCAAGTGGCCATTCATCAAATGTAACAACTTTATTCGGCGGAATTATTATAAGGGGAAAATACTCTAAAGCTTTAAATATTGTTTTTGCTGTTTGCATGATGCTTGTTCTTTTTAGTAGACTTTATTTATGTGTTCATTCTGTTTTGGATGTTTTGGGCGCTTTCATATATACGGTTATTGTATTGCTAATATTTTCCAAATTATTCGATAGATTAGATGAAAAACCTAATTTTGACATAATCATATCAGTTATTGGATTAATACTTGCAGCAATAGTAACTATTTATATTTTAACAAAAGGATATCCAATGGATTATGATTCTGCAGGTAAATTAATTGTTGATCCTGCAATTTTGACTTTAGGTGCTTTTTATAATATCGGTTTAATTTCAGCAATATTGATTTCATGGCCAATAGAGCGAAGATTCATTAAATTTTCAGATGAAGGAACAACTGAAATTAAAATGATTAGATTTTTATGTGGGTTTGTGGGCATTGGATTTATTGCAACTGTTATTTTGCCATTAATTGGATCCACTACTCCACTAGTAAATTTCCTGGGAATGTTTATATTAGGATTATTTGTCATGTTAATATATCCGGCAATAATTAAATTTTTCCAAAAGAGCCAAATAATATAA
- a CDS encoding histone family protein: MAIPKAPVKRIIKEEGAERVSADAVDTLVEFLEDDAEAIAKKAIEYAKYAKRQTVKAEDIALAIGKSETSGSSVKNKHNLLDVIKDVFEAASEGKGIEEIIKGFMKLEKQE, translated from the coding sequence ATGGCAATTCCTAAAGCTCCTGTAAAAAGGATTATCAAAGAAGAAGGTGCTGAAAGAGTAAGTGCTGATGCAGTAGACACATTAGTTGAATTCTTAGAAGATGACGCAGAAGCAATCGCTAAAAAGGCAATTGAATATGCAAAATATGCAAAAAGGCAAACAGTAAAAGCAGAAGATATTGCTTTAGCTATTGGCAAATCAGAAACTAGTGGATCTTCTGTTAAGAATAAACACAATCTTTTAGATGTAATCAAAGATGTATTTGAAGCTGCTTCAGAAGGAAAAGGCATTGAAGAAATCATTAAAGGATTTATGAAATTGGAAAAACAAGAATAA
- a CDS encoding ABC transporter ATP-binding protein, giving the protein MGIKKIIKNVLQLMNEYKLTFTFAGVCAIITVICTVITPIFLGDAIDILTEGALNIVNHTGTLDFARLCYILLIIGTLYFIGNVFTYLKTYYLAKTTSKIVYTLRQRMTNKVMGMPMNSVDENQRGDVLARMTNDIDALETGLISSFFEITTAIITVIGTLIMMLITNVWLTLAVVCISLLSIFFIGIVVKFSQKYFDKQLSIQGSTAGQIEEIFSSQELIRTLNYEDRAVDDFNEKIDEWYAHEWKSQFFSNLNTPLMNLDSNLGYVAIAVLGSIFVLQGTMSIGRILSFFEFLNNFTEPIENITSIIPLLQAGTASAERIFEFLDMEEEENPSKKEFKSFNNKITFDNISFGYTENEKIIDNFSLTVKKGEKVAIIGETGSGKTTLIKLLTRLYDVDSGEIKIDGVNINEYDKHSLRSFIGMVLQEIWLFSDTIEENIRYGNLDATEDEIIEAAKKANADSFIRQLPEGYKTILNEDGDNLSQGQKQLLTIARAIISNKEILILDEATSNVDTRTELLIQEALDKLMENKTSFVVAHRLSTVKNADKIIVLGKGRVIEQGNHDELLAKKGYYYNTLKTQENN; this is encoded by the coding sequence ATGGGAATTAAAAAAATTATAAAAAATGTTTTGCAATTAATGAATGAGTATAAACTTACATTCACTTTTGCAGGCGTTTGTGCAATAATAACAGTCATATGTACCGTCATTACTCCCATATTTTTAGGAGACGCAATAGATATTCTCACTGAAGGAGCCCTCAATATTGTTAACCATACTGGAACACTTGATTTTGCTAGATTATGTTACATATTACTCATTATTGGAACACTATATTTCATCGGCAATGTATTTACATACCTTAAAACATATTATTTGGCGAAAACGACTTCCAAAATTGTTTACACATTAAGACAAAGAATGACAAATAAAGTAATGGGAATGCCGATGAATTCTGTTGATGAAAATCAAAGAGGTGATGTTTTAGCAAGAATGACAAATGATATTGACGCTCTGGAAACTGGTCTTATATCATCATTTTTTGAAATAACAACTGCCATAATTACAGTCATAGGTACCCTCATAATGATGCTTATCACTAATGTTTGGTTGACATTGGCCGTTGTTTGCATATCCCTCCTGTCAATATTTTTCATTGGAATCGTCGTGAAATTCTCTCAAAAATATTTCGATAAACAGTTATCCATCCAAGGAAGTACCGCAGGCCAAATTGAAGAAATATTTTCCAGCCAGGAATTAATAAGAACACTTAACTATGAAGACCGCGCAGTCGATGATTTTAATGAAAAGATTGATGAATGGTACGCCCATGAATGGAAATCACAATTCTTTTCAAATCTCAACACCCCGCTTATGAACCTGGATTCCAATCTGGGATATGTTGCAATAGCAGTATTGGGATCAATCTTTGTTCTTCAAGGCACAATGTCAATTGGAAGAATTTTATCATTTTTTGAATTCTTAAATAATTTTACAGAACCTATAGAAAACATAACCTCAATAATACCTCTACTTCAGGCAGGAACAGCCTCTGCTGAAAGGATATTCGAGTTTTTAGATATGGAAGAAGAAGAAAATCCCTCCAAAAAGGAATTTAAATCATTTAATAATAAAATAACCTTCGATAACATCAGTTTCGGTTATACTGAAAATGAAAAGATTATTGACAACTTTTCATTAACCGTCAAAAAAGGTGAAAAAGTAGCCATTATCGGTGAAACAGGATCCGGTAAAACAACCCTCATTAAGCTACTTACAAGATTATACGATGTCGATTCGGGAGAGATAAAAATTGACGGAGTAAACATCAACGAATATGACAAACATTCTCTTAGGTCATTTATTGGAATGGTTTTACAGGAAATCTGGCTGTTTTCAGATACGATTGAAGAAAACATCAGATACGGCAATCTGGATGCAACAGAGGATGAAATAATTGAAGCTGCAAAGAAGGCGAATGCAGACAGTTTCATAAGACAACTTCCAGAAGGTTATAAAACCATCCTAAATGAAGATGGGGATAACCTATCACAAGGTCAAAAACAACTCCTGACAATAGCTAGAGCAATTATCTCCAATAAGGAAATCTTAATTCTAGACGAAGCAACATCCAATGTAGATACAAGAACAGAACTATTGATTCAAGAGGCTTTAGACAAGTTGATGGAAAATAAAACCAGTTTTGTTGTAGCTCATAGACTGTCAACCGTTAAAAATGCCGATAAAATCATTGTGCTTGGAAAAGGAAGGGTAATTGAGCAAGGAAACCATGATGAGCTTTTAGCCAAAAAAGGATACTACTACAATACACTGAAAACTCAAGAGAATAACTAA
- a CDS encoding ABC transporter ATP-binding protein: MNSLISPILKKYKTIILILLLLIVQAYFTLMLPEYTADIVNVGVANADINYVYDIGIKMIAITVLATITAILVSFFSSRFSSGYARDLRKMIYPKALKFSNHELNNISKSSLITRILMDVSQIQMFAEELLTVIIFAPIIGVGGIIKCFELGTNLYWIVLIIFIVIIILMIPLFKKVMPYFGKLQEITDRINSNISEIITGMSAIKTFVRQDYEEKKFDKVNTEFKENNIKGYRLILLLGPLMTLHLSIMTISLIYFGSFHIETGDLLVGDLLAFIQYATQIVSAFLMIATFFTEIPEVIVSIRRVNEIFKTEVSIVDGEIETISTEKPSIEFRNVDFKYPNSEKNTLTNINFKLEPSKTVAIIGGIGCGKSTILNMIPRLQNPTAGEILLNGENIKNYKLTALRESISLTPQKAQLFEGTIKSNMLLVDENASDHDINEALKKANVNFINGLDDEVVQGGSNFSGGQKQRLSIARSILKKCNFYLFDDCFSALDMNTETIIKNNLKDLNDASILIVSQRISTIKDADEIIVLNDGEIIDSGTHDELIESCDIYREIVNSQVDTLRDAI, encoded by the coding sequence ATGAATTCATTGATTTCACCAATATTGAAAAAATACAAAACAATAATACTTATTCTGCTGCTGTTAATTGTTCAGGCATATTTTACATTAATGCTGCCTGAATATACTGCAGACATTGTAAATGTTGGTGTTGCCAATGCAGACATAAATTATGTCTATGATATTGGAATAAAAATGATTGCAATAACAGTTCTTGCAACAATTACTGCAATACTTGTCTCATTTTTCTCAAGCAGGTTTTCTTCAGGATATGCGAGAGACTTAAGAAAAATGATTTATCCAAAGGCATTGAAATTTTCCAATCATGAACTGAACAATATTTCTAAGTCTTCATTGATTACCAGAATCCTGATGGACGTTTCACAAATCCAGATGTTTGCAGAAGAGCTTTTAACAGTGATTATATTCGCACCAATAATTGGGGTTGGGGGCATTATCAAGTGTTTTGAACTTGGAACAAACTTATACTGGATTGTTCTGATAATATTTATCGTCATTATAATTTTGATGATTCCACTTTTTAAAAAAGTCATGCCATACTTTGGAAAACTGCAAGAAATCACTGATAGAATCAACAGTAACATCAGCGAAATCATAACAGGAATGTCTGCCATTAAAACTTTTGTAAGGCAAGATTATGAAGAAAAGAAATTTGACAAAGTAAATACTGAGTTTAAGGAAAACAACATTAAAGGTTACAGACTCATTCTTCTTTTAGGACCCTTAATGACATTGCATTTATCCATTATGACCATTAGTTTAATTTATTTTGGATCTTTTCATATTGAAACAGGAGATTTATTGGTTGGAGACTTGCTTGCATTTATTCAATATGCAACCCAAATTGTTAGCGCCTTTTTAATGATTGCAACATTTTTTACCGAAATACCTGAAGTAATCGTATCCATAAGGCGCGTGAATGAAATATTCAAAACCGAAGTGAGTATCGTTGACGGTGAAATAGAAACAATCAGTACAGAAAAACCAAGCATTGAATTTAGAAATGTGGATTTCAAATATCCTAATAGTGAAAAAAACACTTTAACAAACATCAATTTCAAATTGGAGCCAAGTAAAACCGTAGCCATTATCGGAGGAATCGGATGCGGAAAATCAACAATACTCAATATGATACCTCGCCTTCAGAATCCAACTGCCGGAGAAATATTGTTAAATGGAGAAAATATCAAGAATTATAAGTTAACTGCTCTGCGGGAAAGCATAAGTTTGACACCGCAAAAAGCCCAGCTATTCGAAGGAACCATCAAATCCAATATGCTCCTCGTTGATGAAAATGCAAGCGACCATGACATTAACGAAGCATTAAAAAAGGCCAATGTGAATTTCATCAATGGTTTGGATGATGAAGTAGTACAGGGAGGATCTAATTTTTCAGGCGGGCAAAAACAACGTTTATCCATAGCAAGATCAATTTTAAAGAAATGCAATTTTTATTTATTTGATGACTGTTTTTCAGCACTTGACATGAACACTGAAACAATAATAAAAAACAACTTGAAAGACTTGAATGATGCATCAATTCTAATTGTATCCCAAAGGATTTCGACAATTAAGGATGCTGATGAGATAATTGTCTTAAATGATGGGGAAATCATTGATAGTGGAACTCATGACGAATTAATTGAAAGTTGTGACATTTATCGTGAAATTGTAAACAGTCAAGTCGATACATTGAGGGATGCGATATAA